From a single Brassica rapa cultivar Chiifu-401-42 chromosome A01, CAAS_Brap_v3.01, whole genome shotgun sequence genomic region:
- the LOC103853335 gene encoding transmembrane protein 258, with protein MAASPIASPIAVAMYPTLSVFTLAIGLFITAFFFIYEATSSRKNRSLGIELATAALASVFLGFGSLFLLLASGVYV; from the exons ATG GCGGCGAGTCCGATTGCGAGTCCGATTGCGGTGGCGATGTACCCGACGTTATCGGTGTTCACTCTGGCGATTGGCCTCTTCATCACCGCTTTCTTCTTCAT CTATGAAGCTACATCATCCAGGAAAAACCGTAGTCTCGGGATTGAGCTCGCGACTGCGGCACTAGCATCTGTTTTCTTG GGATTTGGATCGTTGTTTTTGCTGCTTGCTAGTGGTGTTTATGTTTGA